Proteins from a single region of Allocatelliglobosispora scoriae:
- a CDS encoding Replicase polyprotein 1ab → MAERVARHLVATGQLIDDDAPLALEHAIAARRLASRIASVREAVGLAAYRAAEWQTAISELRTYQRITGRQTHLAVLADCERALGRPEKAVDMFRLADREKLSKDEAIELLVVAAGARGDLGQKDAAVAMLQVRELTADDNAAWAPRLRYAYADALLDAGRREEAREWFSRAAEIDEEQETDAAERLLELDGVQIEGDEEEEDFEDVELDQPADDQDSDDEDDDRDDEDDDDRDDDDDRDDDADDDDDDRDDDADDDEDDADDEDEDDDEYEDDDEDDDDADDRDGDVHVDGPRDVVAAGESDEQSSGSAGDDAHRSGGDRPAAA, encoded by the coding sequence GTGGCCGAGCGGGTCGCACGGCACCTCGTCGCGACCGGTCAGCTGATCGACGACGACGCGCCGCTGGCGCTGGAGCACGCGATCGCGGCCCGCCGCCTCGCCTCCCGCATCGCCTCGGTACGCGAGGCGGTCGGCCTGGCCGCCTACCGGGCTGCCGAGTGGCAGACGGCCATCTCGGAGCTGCGGACCTACCAGCGGATCACCGGCCGGCAAACGCACCTCGCCGTGCTGGCGGACTGCGAGCGCGCCCTCGGCCGGCCTGAGAAGGCGGTCGACATGTTCCGCCTCGCCGACCGGGAGAAGCTGAGCAAGGACGAGGCGATCGAGCTGCTCGTCGTCGCCGCCGGTGCCCGGGGTGACCTCGGCCAGAAGGACGCGGCCGTCGCGATGCTCCAGGTCCGCGAGCTCACCGCCGACGACAACGCCGCCTGGGCTCCCCGGCTGCGCTACGCCTACGCGGACGCGCTGCTGGACGCCGGTCGCCGTGAGGAGGCCCGGGAGTGGTTCTCCCGTGCCGCCGAGATCGACGAGGAGCAGGAGACGGACGCCGCTGAGCGTCTGCTCGAGCTCGACGGCGTGCAGATCGAGGGCGACGAGGAGGAAGAGGACTTCGAGGACGTCGAGCTGGACCAGCCCGCTGACGACCAGGATTCCGACGACGAAGACGACGACCGCGACGACGAAGACGACGATGACCGCGACGACGACGATGACCGCGACGACGACGCGGACGACGATGACGACGACCGCGACGATGACGCGGACGACGACGAGGACGACGCGGACGACGAGGACGAGGACGACGACGAATACGAGGATGACGACGAGGACGACGACGACGCGGATGACCGCGACGGCGATGTCCACGTCGACGGTCCCCGTGATGTCGTCGCGGCGGGCGAGTCGGACGAGCAGTCCTCCGGGTCGGCGGGCGACGACGCCCACCGATCGGGCGGCGATCGCCCCGCTGCGGCCTGA
- a CDS encoding TlyA family RNA methyltransferase, whose translation MAPRRLRLDAELVRRGLARSREQAAALIEAGRVEVRGQAARKAAAMVDTADAVRVTEPVGDEYVSRGGHKLAGALDAFARDGLTVAGRRCLDAGASTGGFTDVLLRRGAARVVAVDVGYGQLAWPLRTDDRVAVLERTNVRTLTPEIIDGVVELTVADLSFISLRLVLPALAACTDGDLALMVKPQFEVGKERVGSGGVVRDAGLRTDAVLSVAAAGLALGLGVAGVVASPLPGPSGNVEFFLWFRRGAPEADPEHVRAVVEAGPAPVSSGDPEGSSDDPVS comes from the coding sequence ATGGCACCACGACGGTTGCGTCTCGACGCCGAACTGGTCCGCCGTGGCCTCGCCCGCTCGCGCGAGCAGGCCGCCGCGCTGATCGAGGCGGGCCGGGTCGAGGTCAGGGGCCAGGCCGCCCGCAAGGCTGCGGCCATGGTCGACACCGCGGACGCCGTGCGCGTCACCGAACCCGTCGGTGACGAGTACGTCTCCCGCGGGGGTCACAAGCTCGCCGGTGCACTCGACGCGTTCGCCCGCGACGGCCTCACCGTCGCGGGACGGCGCTGCCTCGACGCCGGTGCGTCCACCGGCGGCTTCACCGACGTGCTCCTGCGCCGCGGCGCCGCGCGGGTCGTCGCCGTCGACGTGGGGTACGGGCAGCTCGCCTGGCCCCTGCGCACCGACGACCGGGTGGCGGTCCTGGAGCGGACCAACGTCCGCACGCTGACCCCCGAGATCATCGACGGTGTCGTCGAGCTGACCGTCGCCGACCTCTCCTTCATCTCGCTGCGTCTCGTCCTGCCCGCCCTCGCCGCCTGCACCGACGGGGATCTCGCCCTGATGGTCAAGCCGCAGTTCGAGGTCGGCAAGGAGCGGGTCGGGTCCGGTGGCGTGGTGCGGGACGCCGGTCTGCGTACCGACGCGGTGTTGTCCGTCGCGGCGGCCGGGCTCGCGCTGGGGCTCGGTGTGGCCGGCGTGGTCGCGTCGCCCCTGCCCGGGCCCTCCGGCAACGTGGAGTTCTTCCTCTGGTTCCGCCGGGGCGCGCCCGAAGCCGACCCCGAGCACGTGCGTGCCGTGGTCGAGGCCGGACCCGCGCCGGTATCGTCTGGTGACCCGGAGGGTTCATCCGATGATCCGGTCTCGTGA
- a CDS encoding NAD kinase has product MRQALLVTHTGRKDITEIARTVAGDLIDAGFRVRVVAEEAADLDLPGVVPITGPQAADGVEIVIALGGDGTLLRAAELARPCGAPLLGINLGKVGFLAEAEIGDLDKAMRDVVRRSYTVDERLTLDVVAELGGRELARSFALNEVSVEKGRARMLEVTVDVDGRPLSRYGCDGVLCATPTGSTAYAFSAGGPVVWPEVEAIIVVPNSAHALFSRPLVTAPTSVIAITVEPVAAAALLCCDGRRTWDLPAGSRVTVRRGELPVRVVRLSPRPFADRLVAKFALPVVGWRGQG; this is encoded by the coding sequence ATGAGGCAAGCGCTGCTCGTGACCCACACCGGGCGCAAGGACATCACGGAGATCGCGCGGACGGTCGCGGGTGACCTGATCGATGCCGGTTTCCGGGTGCGGGTCGTCGCCGAGGAGGCCGCCGACCTCGACCTGCCCGGCGTCGTGCCGATCACCGGGCCGCAGGCCGCCGACGGGGTCGAGATCGTCATCGCCCTCGGCGGCGACGGCACCCTGCTGCGCGCGGCCGAGCTCGCCCGGCCCTGCGGGGCGCCGCTGCTCGGCATCAACCTCGGCAAGGTCGGCTTCCTCGCCGAGGCCGAGATCGGCGACCTGGACAAGGCGATGCGCGACGTCGTGCGGCGTTCCTACACGGTGGACGAGCGGCTCACCCTCGATGTCGTCGCCGAGCTCGGCGGGCGGGAGCTCGCCCGGTCGTTCGCGCTCAACGAGGTGAGCGTCGAGAAGGGCCGCGCCCGGATGCTCGAGGTGACGGTCGATGTGGACGGTCGGCCGCTGTCGCGGTACGGCTGCGACGGCGTCCTGTGCGCCACCCCGACCGGCTCGACGGCGTACGCGTTCTCGGCCGGCGGTCCCGTGGTCTGGCCCGAGGTCGAGGCGATCATCGTGGTCCCCAACAGTGCGCACGCGCTCTTCAGCAGGCCGCTCGTGACGGCGCCCACCTCGGTGATCGCGATCACCGTCGAACCGGTCGCGGCGGCCGCCCTGCTCTGCTGTGACGGGCGCCGGACGTGGGACCTGCCCGCCGGGTCCCGCGTGACGGTGCGCCGGGGTGAGCTGCCCGTACGGGTGGTGCGGCTGAGTCCGCGACCCTTCGCCGACCGGCTCGTGGCGAAGTTCGCCCTCCCCGTCGTCGGCTGGCGCGGCCAGGGCTGA
- a CDS encoding antitoxin VbhA family protein: MDDREPLTVREALDQLSGILEGFRQGNAGPVAIGSHRRREAVLVPAALWDALAGSRREAVDQTDASLRLEGLSRSHSARLISDSYIRGEIDVDEMVRRTVLLHARPDTNLA, translated from the coding sequence GTGGATGACCGGGAGCCGTTGACCGTGCGTGAGGCCCTAGATCAACTATCGGGCATCCTGGAGGGCTTCCGGCAGGGCAATGCCGGTCCCGTGGCGATCGGGTCGCACCGGCGCAGGGAAGCCGTGCTGGTTCCGGCGGCGCTCTGGGATGCGCTCGCGGGAAGCCGCCGCGAAGCGGTCGATCAGACAGACGCGTCCCTTCGGCTGGAAGGGCTTTCGCGAAGCCATTCGGCACGTCTCATCAGCGACAGCTATATCCGCGGTGAGATCGACGTCGACGAGATGGTTCGACGGACCGTCCTGCTGCACGCGCGCCCGGACACCAACCTCGCATGA